One window of the Actinomyces procaprae genome contains the following:
- the nrdF gene encoding class 1b ribonucleoside-diphosphate reductase subunit beta — MPEPIKLIDRVQAINWNRLVDDKDLEVWDRLTGNFWLPEKVPLSNDVQSWATLNQAEQNMTTRVFTGLTLLDTIQGTVGAVSLIPDARTPHEEAVLTNIAFMESVHARSYSSIFSTLISTAEIDEAFRWSEENENLQRKARIILDYYRGDDPEKRKVASTMLESFLFYSGFYAPMYWSAHAKLTNTADLIRLIIRDEAVHGYYIGYKYQLAVREASPERQAELKDYTFELLMELYDNEEQYTEDLYDELGLTEDVKKFLRYNANKALMNLGYEALFPADTTDVNPAILAALSPNADENHDFFSGSGSSYVIGTAEATQDEDWDF, encoded by the coding sequence ATGCCTGAGCCCATCAAGCTCATCGACCGCGTCCAGGCCATCAACTGGAACCGGCTCGTCGACGACAAGGACCTGGAGGTCTGGGACCGGCTCACCGGCAACTTCTGGCTCCCGGAGAAGGTGCCGCTGTCCAACGACGTCCAGTCCTGGGCCACCCTGAACCAGGCCGAGCAGAACATGACCACGCGCGTGTTCACCGGGCTGACCCTGCTGGACACCATCCAGGGCACCGTCGGCGCCGTCTCCCTCATCCCGGACGCCCGCACCCCCCACGAGGAGGCGGTGCTGACCAACATCGCCTTCATGGAGTCGGTGCACGCCCGCTCCTACTCCTCGATCTTCTCCACCCTGATCTCCACCGCCGAGATCGACGAGGCCTTCCGCTGGAGCGAGGAGAACGAGAACCTCCAGCGCAAGGCCCGCATCATCCTGGACTACTACCGCGGCGACGACCCGGAGAAGCGCAAGGTCGCCTCCACCATGCTGGAGTCCTTCCTGTTCTACTCCGGCTTCTACGCCCCCATGTACTGGTCGGCGCACGCCAAGCTCACCAACACCGCCGACCTGATCCGCCTGATCATCCGCGACGAGGCCGTGCACGGCTACTACATCGGCTACAAGTACCAGCTGGCGGTGCGCGAGGCCTCCCCGGAGCGCCAGGCCGAGCTGAAGGACTACACCTTCGAGCTGCTCATGGAGCTGTACGACAACGAGGAGCAGTACACCGAGGACCTCTACGACGAACTCGGCCTGACCGAGGACGTGAAGAAGTTCCTGCGGTACAACGCCAACAAGGCGCTGATGAACCTCGGCTACGAGGCGCTGTTCCCGGCCGACACCACCGACGTCAACCCGGCGATCCTCGCCGCGCTCTCGCCCAACGCGGACGAGAACCACGACTTCTTCTCCGGCTCCGGCTCCTCCTACGTCATCGGCACCGCCGAGGCCACGCAGGATGAGGACTGGGACTTCTAA